One window of the Microtus ochrogaster isolate Prairie Vole_2 chromosome 10, MicOch1.0, whole genome shotgun sequence genome contains the following:
- the Lrrc19 gene encoding leucine-rich repeat-containing protein 19 translates to MKITHFMTVFWPLSMLLFDKSQASKTEVKCNFTRRNYSFIPEGISNTVTILDLSSNQITLNASDIRVLQMYSLLTELYLMENSITAIHNNSFSNLSNLEILNICGNSISVIEQGSFVGLNKVKQLYLCQNKILQLNPNTFVPLFNLRVLNLQGNLIKHFAVPQRFHLELLTLDGNPWNCTCDLLQLQNWLNTSNVILENENITTCSYPDDLKHYSIKSAPFTAECHSKFISTITEDLYIDFPSIGNSTSNSSLKNLTRNSEHEPLGKSWALLVGVVVTVLLTSLLIFIAIKCPIWYNILLSYNHHRLEEHEAETYDNGLTRNPSSLSQITDTNSEDITVIFEQLHSFVENDDGFIEDRYIDINEVQEEK, encoded by the exons ATGAAAATCACACACTTCATGACCGTGTTTTGGCCACTCTCTATGCTACTATTTGACAAAAGCCAGGCCTCTAAAACA gaagTCAAATGTAATTTCACCAGAAGAAATTATTCCTTTATTCCAGAGGGTATCAGTAACACTGTTACCATCCTTGATCTCAGTTCTAACCAGATCACTCTGAATGCTTCAGACATCAGGGTGCTCCAGATGTattctttactcactgagctctACTTGATGGAGAACAGCATTACTGCCATACACAATAATAGTTTCAGTAATCTCTCCAACCTAGAAATTTTAAACATCTGTGGAAATTCCATCAGTGTTATTGAACAGGGCTCATTTGTTGgcttaaataaagtaaaacagtTATATCTTTgccaaaacaaaatattacaacTGAATCCCAATACATTTGTACCTCTATTCAACCTGAGAGTTCTGAATCTGCAAGGCAACTTGATAAAGCACTTTGCTGTGCCACAACGGTTCCATCTGGAACTGCTAACGTTGGATGGAAATCCATGGAACTGCACCTGTGATCTACTCCAGCTGCAGAACTGGCTGAACACGTCTAATGTGATATTAG AAAATGAGAACATCACCACGTGTAGCTACCCAGATGACCTAAAGCACTACAGCATTAAGTCAGCACCATTCACTGCTGAATGCCACTCTAAATTTATTTCCACTATAACTGAAGATCTGTATATTGATTTTCCATCCATTGGGAATTCAACTTCTAAtagctctttaaaaaatttaacacGGAACTCAG AACATGAACCTCTTGGAAAAAGCTGGGCTCTCCTTGTTGGTGTTGTCGTCACTGTACTGCTAACGTCACTCCTCATCTTTATTGCTATCAAGTGTCCAATATGGTATAATATTCTGCTTAGTTACAATCATCATCGCCTGGAAGAGCATGAAGCAGAAACCTACGACAATGGCCTTACTAGAAACCCAAGCTCCCTTTCACAAATAACAGATACAAACTCTGAAGACATTACAGTAATATTCGAACAACTGCATTCATTTGTGGAGAATGATGATGGTTTTATTGAAGACAGATATATAGATATCAATGAggtacaagaagaaaaataa